DNA sequence from the Euwallacea fornicatus isolate EFF26 chromosome 2, ASM4011564v1, whole genome shotgun sequence genome:
AAAGTCGCGATTGGTTGAGAGTATGCTGGATTCGACCAAATTGCCCAAAACATCAATTCCCTCGTTTTCAGTGAGCTGAATATCTTTACCCGTTCtctgaaatattgaatttcgttTATTATGCCTAATGACATTAGTAGCAAACCCTTAAAGGTGTGTACACTATTGTGCCCAATGCCCAAGTTCTCGCTTCAGATATTTGGCACTCTACTCAAAGATTTCACTAGTCTAAGATAAGTAACTTGTCAATTTAATATGTTACTTCTTTTAGTGGTCAGTATGttataaatcaaataaatatttttctggtcGTACTTACGTCCCTGACTACCCCCGAATGAATAGCATTGTAGATCCTATCCTTCCACCTCTTCATGTCGTCCACATCGAGGTTAATCCCATCAACCTCTCTGCGAAGATTCTGCAGCTTTTGGCCAGTTACCCTGGGCGGCCAGGCCCTACTGGCCACCAAGCTGTCTAGCTTAGGGAAATAGGCCTCTTTAATTGGGCCATCCCAGTTGATAAATCTTTCCACGCGTTGCATGTTGTTACAGAGACGTTCAAAATTGTAGCTGCAcgtttacaaataaaaaatgctactttttgcaaaaattttaagggtATTCTTGAGGCTTACCGGCTCACAATTTGCTGGTGCATATAATAGAAAAGCTCTCCGCGCCTGTTTTTGTCCACAATCTGCCTGGCAGCTTCAAAGGGGTAAACCAAATGCCAATGCCAGTGATGCAGATTGAGACCAATGTCCTCCCTGAAGTAAGCCAAACGGTGCTCTTCTTCTAAGTCTGAGGCAGTGTAATCTCGGGGGATTTCTATTGGCATCTGCGAATGGGCttttacatatatatttttgaaactataAGAAAACATACCCTAGATCCCTCAGGGACTACCGTGGCATCTTCTCTGGCTTTAGAGAAAACCTTACTGTCGACGTACTTATCCGGGAATGAGTGAATGATGGAAGGAACATCTAAATCTTGAGTGTCTGCTCTATGGAGAAGTGCCACAGAAAGGGCGTAATTGAATAAAAGGGGGTTGACGCGATCCCTGGCGTAAACTGCCACCGCCAGTAAGTCATCCACATTACGAACCCCTGTATAAAACCATAAATGTGCGGAggaataaataattgattttttgttttacccAAAAAGATGTCGATGAGCCTTCCTGCTATTTTGCGATGTTTGGGAATGAACAACGAAAAATTAGAGTCCCTAGAGAGCTCTAAAATCTCCCCTAATGGAGGGATGGAGATGCGTTTCACGGGGATTCTTTCCGAGGCTTCTTCTCCGAATCGGGTGGTCACTTGAGTTCCTATTGGCCGGTACTTGTCGCTCTGATGCATGCAAAAGTGGATTAAAACAAATAGTTTTCAAATGTGaatatttataattcttaCCAAATACTCTGGAGGTACTGCAAAAGCTTTCCTTTGGTCGCCTTTGGGCATAAACACAGGTTCCTGAGGGCGATCGAAAAGCAAAAGAAGATTATTCTTATCAGACATCGTGAGTTATGTCTTGAGTAATAGACAATGAAGAAGAAACACGTACAGTAACCTGAACTGAAGCGGTTTAGGTAATGTACCAAACTCAGTGATTTCTAGTCCTTTATAGTACTATCAGAGATTAGAGACGCGACCGCAATTTTGGGTTCCCATGAGTGTTGTTTGTGAATCGAAAATTGGAAACATAACATGTTGTTTGtggtttttaatgaattttcgaTACTAAATTCTGCTGTaacaaagttaaaataaacatatttttatggaATATGTAGGGAAACTTCCACCTTCGATATTTTACTTACTAAATcaattgagttaaaaaaatagcacctcagaaaattcgaaaatatttttttccacataTTTTCAGCCCCTTTGAAACACTGAACTTCAATACCTCTGGATTTCACCGATCAATAGCCTTACactcatatttgaaattagtaGTCGTCATGAGCCCTGTAAGGCCGCctttatctaattttttaattatttatttctaattttaatttttaattggtaaTGCTTAGTCTAAATTGGCAAGGTGGTTTACGTAAGCTTTTAAGATTGTCGTGTTGATAATTGGCTAACTGGTAATTATCCCAcactgatttttttgaaagttgcTTTTCTAATCTATTATTTGAAGCGATTCTTGCAATAAACCTACTTCCAAAAGAGGAATACAGGTATTCTGCGCGTTTTAAACCCAAAATAATCATTGACCTCCTTTACCTAcccaaaaattaagaaaaaaaaattattcatgaaTTCTCtcctaaaatttcaaattggcGACTTATGCATTGGCAAAGAAAATTAGGgattaagaattatttaacaatTGAGGAGTTAAGGTAGAccgtatttaaataaatggtacttaagaattaaaaattaaaaattaaaaattaaaaattggataaTTTCGACTTCACAACCCTCTCTTACACTTTTGGAGCTGTTTCTAAAACAATAGTGCTTGAAAGTGCATTTCCAAAACTTCAAAGCTTCCATTGAGGTATGCGTAATTACTGGCAGGGTAGGTATCTATGGGAGGGGTCTAGTTCTAATTACTTGTATTAGGTACCTAATGGAACTTTGAACGTAACTAAACTGCCTTTAGCAAAAGTAAGTAGTTGAATTGATCCCCCTCATGGGAATTCAATTAACTAACAATTTTGCTCCTAAAGTAATGCATGCGTAAGCCCGTTTTTCCTGTCTGTCTTAAGATGGCCATCGGTCATCTTGGGCGGAAAACTTCCACCAAGTTCAACATACATATCAGGCCCagcaaattagaaaattattagcattttttagaaattgtaaattaactGGCCTCGATCCAAAGAAATGCAAAATGTTTCCGAAAAGAATTTTACAACGCCCTACACAATTTACTGAGATCTATACGATTCATTCATAATTGCCCTAATCCAGAAGTTAATAATTACAGAGCTACAAGGTggcaaagttaaaattaaaaaaaaagtttttaatgggAGTTCTTAAACCaattcatttaattattaaaaaatgattttttcatttcggcGTTTTCGCCAACTGCTCTCTAATAATCAACTTTTGAATAAAgactaaattattttattttctatcccAGCACAGTACAGTAGAGCATTGGATAGAGTTTTCGaagacaccctgtaggtaTGTAAATAGGGAGAACCCCATCATTACCTTGTTTTATAAATAGGGCTGACTCTGCTCACTTTAAGTCTCTCAGGAAAAATTCCTGTTTCAAAGCATTTATTCACTAAATTGGCCAGGGGCACTGTAAGACCTTTTCCCTTCTTTAGGAACCTGTTACTCTTCTCAAAGATACCAAAAGCGTTTTACGACATAATTGCTTTTATGATGTAACAACTTGGACCTGGACCTCAACGCTTTGATGTTTCCAGTTTGtacttaaaaactattttttggtaattatCCAGATTGAAGAAAAACGCACTTAACAAAAGTTTCCCAACAAGtgaattttcttaaacttaaaagtaattttcatcTATGCAGTTCCTCTAATATTCATCTATTTTTtgtcttgaaaatttgaaaccttcacatttttttaatttcgtagtgtttttgtaagtttcaaaattctGAAAGAAAGCCTCTTTGGTTGTTGGTGGCGGCTTATAATCGATTAAAAAAGCCTTTTAACCTTGTATGACAAACGTACCCTTGGACCTAccaaagtagaaaaaataaataaaagcattATTTCACATTTCTAAACTTAGAAATAactgttttgttttataatcaAAAGCACCAGTGGACTTCAATATTGTTATAGATACTTTCGTGAAGTATCAACAAATTccaaatgattttatttcaggTCTTGAGGGGTTAACGTCTCTTTAGATGCCCCTGGAAATACACATTTTCAGCTTGTCCTGCATTTCTTCCACTCAAAATGGGACAGCCATTCATCTccagtttttcttaatttgaaaaccgttccatatttttatttctttaaaacttcTGCCAGTCGAAAgtgtaaaacatttaaatttgaaagagtACAAACTGACATTAAATACAACAATAATGAAGAATTACTTGTTGGCACTTCACGAAAGTATCCAAAGCAACAGTAAAGTTCAGTGGTGCTTTTCaattataaatgaaatcaTTTGTTTTTAAGCCTAATTAGGTGAAATGatgcttttgtttattttttccactttgGCAGGTCCAAGGGCACCTTTGTCATAAATGGTCAAAAAGCTTTTTCCTTGCCCATTCGAcccaaaatccaatatggcaGTCatcagaaataacaaaattggatATAATTGCTTGAAATCTAGAAGGCCTAAAGcaattctgaagatgtcactcaATTGACAGTTTTCAATAAAAGAGAATCGCCAAATTTCAAAGAATTATTCAAACGGTTTACccataatttataattttagagCTTGCAGTTTTTGCCCATGTTTTGacatattcttaattttagaatttcttcTTTACGAATACAAAAATGCGCATctcttttctaatttaaatcaCCCTGCATCTGTTACCGTTCCCGCAATCCCTTAAGAACTCACTTTATTCAAGACACCacgtatatttaaaattgcatacaCTAGTCGGTCCCTGGCTAAAGGCTTTGCATACCGATAGCATTCGCTGAAATCT
Encoded proteins:
- the PPO2 gene encoding phenoloxidase 1, translated to MSDKNNLLLLFDRPQEPVFMPKGDQRKAFAVPPEYLSDKYRPIGTQVTTRFGEEASERIPVKRISIPPLGEILELSRDSNFSLFIPKHRKIAGRLIDIFLGVRNVDDLLAVAVYARDRVNPLLFNYALSVALLHRADTQDLDVPSIIHSFPDKYVDSKVFSKAREDATVVPEGSRMPIEIPRDYTASDLEEEHRLAYFREDIGLNLHHWHWHLVYPFEAARQIVDKNRRGELFYYMHQQIVSRYNFERLCNNMQRVERFINWDGPIKEAYFPKLDSLVASRAWPPRVTGQKLQNLRREVDGINLDVDDMKRWKDRIYNAIHSGVVRDRTGKDIQLTENEGIDVLGNLVESSILSTNRDFYGDLHNTGHIMLSYIHDPDHRHLESFGVIGDSATAMRDPIFYRWHGFIDDLFQEFKATLPRYTENQLNNPGVTVQSIEVDVAGGGRNVLQTFWQQSDVDLSRGMDFQPRGSVFVRFTHLQHRPFTYKIGVQSNQAREGTCRIFLAPKFDERGNPWLFRDQRLQFIELDKFKVNLRQGQNTITRSSADSSVTIPFERTYRDLDTSRPQGGDALAQFNFCGCGWPDNLLIPKGSPEGFACQLFVMISNIADDRINQDPAGQCNDADSYCGIKDKLYPDRRSMGYPFDRMPRDGVDTLQQFLTPNMRVQDVSIKFENRTFKPREGNN